One Fibrobacter sp. UWB2 DNA window includes the following coding sequences:
- a CDS encoding ribonuclease D, whose product MIKDEKYILVDSEESLANLLADLELYDMAAVDTEADSMYHYTARLCLIQITIGEHHYIVDPLCGLDLAPLFKARAMQTLIFHGADYDLRLLWQTYGFSPKSIFDTMLAAKILGEQHLGLADLVKEYFGDELKKENQRADWTIRPLSLDMCEYAIHDTFYLHELCAILAEKLQQAGRMNWLTEQCNTLIEHARTPNAPKKDPWRITGSSIYGPCALNILKHLWEWREKQAEELDRPPYKVMQSELMLAIVNAQNSHFPEVSETFLPKLPRNFKGDRLESFLNMLRTAMAVPECDWPMRLPKAPPPPVIPHSDLLNALKTWRDEKAEELKIDAALLANKSQLIWLAAPGNIPWEKRYEEAHLMHWQQGLWNEILRDKLPTAKRIGDEE is encoded by the coding sequence ATGATTAAAGACGAGAAATACATATTGGTAGATAGTGAAGAATCGCTCGCAAACTTGCTTGCTGATTTGGAGCTTTATGACATGGCCGCTGTCGACACCGAGGCGGATTCCATGTACCATTACACGGCTCGTCTCTGTCTTATCCAGATTACCATTGGCGAACACCATTATATTGTGGATCCGCTTTGTGGGCTGGACCTTGCACCGCTGTTCAAGGCACGTGCAATGCAGACGCTGATTTTCCACGGTGCAGATTACGACCTCAGACTTTTGTGGCAGACTTACGGCTTTTCGCCGAAGAGCATTTTCGACACAATGCTTGCAGCAAAGATTCTGGGCGAACAGCACCTCGGGCTTGCCGATTTGGTCAAGGAATATTTTGGCGACGAGCTCAAGAAAGAAAACCAGAGAGCCGACTGGACGATTCGACCACTTTCGCTGGATATGTGCGAATACGCCATCCACGATACGTTCTACCTTCACGAGCTTTGTGCCATTTTAGCTGAAAAACTGCAACAGGCCGGTCGCATGAACTGGCTCACGGAGCAGTGCAACACGCTTATCGAACACGCAAGGACTCCGAACGCCCCGAAAAAAGATCCGTGGCGCATTACGGGTTCCAGCATTTACGGCCCCTGCGCATTGAACATCCTCAAGCACTTGTGGGAATGGCGCGAAAAGCAGGCCGAAGAACTCGACCGTCCACCTTATAAGGTGATGCAGTCCGAACTGATGCTTGCGATTGTGAATGCCCAGAATTCACATTTTCCGGAAGTCAGCGAAACGTTCCTGCCAAAGCTCCCCCGCAATTTCAAGGGAGACCGTCTAGAATCGTTCCTGAACATGCTCCGCACAGCGATGGCCGTCCCGGAATGCGATTGGCCGATGCGCCTCCCGAAGGCTCCACCACCGCCAGTCATCCCGCATTCGGACTTGCTCAACGCGCTTAAAACGTGGCGTGACGAAAAGGCCGAAGAGCTGAAAATCGATGCAGCGCTCCTCGCAAACAAGTCTCAGCTGATTTGGCTTGCCGCTCCGGGAAACATTCCGTGGGAAAAACGCTACGAAGAAGCGCACTTGATGCACTGGCAGCAAGGCCTCTGGAACGAGATTTTGCGTGACAAGTTGCCAACGGCAAAGCGCATTGGCGACGAAGAATAG
- a CDS encoding 5-formyltetrahydrofolate cyclo-ligase, with translation MAASIVIVILVLLIFGSSPIVEMILKMRRMKKGDDIIKEPWQEIHDIPGYHDARNIAAFYPLKGEPNIMPILEELATEGRLLLPKCEGEGIMHFYKIANLKKDLVKGHYGIMEPREGIEKFEGDIPVFLVPGVKFNWDGSRQGHGKGYYDRFLAKYPNAFKAGIMTPAQLSKEPLEQKETDVKMHTVIACREKY, from the coding sequence ATGGCCGCGTCCATCGTTATTGTAATCTTAGTGTTGCTGATTTTCGGCAGCAGTCCCATCGTCGAGATGATCTTGAAGATGCGTCGCATGAAAAAGGGCGATGACATCATCAAGGAACCGTGGCAGGAAATCCACGACATTCCAGGCTACCACGATGCAAGGAACATCGCTGCTTTTTACCCGCTCAAGGGAGAACCGAACATCATGCCGATTCTCGAGGAACTCGCCACCGAAGGACGCCTTTTGCTCCCAAAGTGCGAGGGCGAAGGCATCATGCACTTCTACAAGATTGCAAACCTCAAGAAGGACTTGGTCAAGGGGCACTATGGAATCATGGAGCCCCGCGAAGGCATCGAGAAGTTTGAAGGCGACATTCCTGTGTTCCTGGTCCCAGGCGTAAAGTTCAATTGGGATGGGAGCAGACAAGGACACGGCAAGGGATACTACGACAGGTTCCTCGCCAAATACCCTAACGCATTTAAGGCAGGGATTATGACTCCGGCGCAACTTTCCAAGGAACCGCTAGAGCAGAAAGAAACCGATGTGAAGATGCACACGGTGATTGCCTGTCGAGAAAAGTACTAG
- a CDS encoding RNA methyltransferase — MSFNNDDSRRGFGNDRKRHFGRTARPTFDEAKFNREHPDEPERAPERRGGIGSQAHLRRDRDDFANRPSRFDSDRPSFGDRPKRFEGERNFGERREFDKSRANQENFVPAVGDADAAPQVAVGGIKEVEELLNKNPLQVHRVLFMHKSGNPKLYELQKLAKRAHVHVQQVDSKILDSYARPNHGVVALMNEKELLNWMDVREEFFKARDTGEKKLIAVATNIEDPRNLGACIRSSLALGVDILLLPAKGMCGITPSVARTSAGALEKLRICRPDNLEGAIGELKMAGYQILGLDADTETNLAGFDFADHVVLAVGGEDVGLPPFIKKQCDAVLRIPMKPEAHSYNASVALSLGLYEYARLRIKA, encoded by the coding sequence ATGAGTTTCAATAATGACGACAGCCGTCGCGGTTTTGGTAACGATCGCAAGCGCCACTTTGGGCGCACAGCACGCCCCACATTCGATGAGGCGAAGTTCAACCGCGAACATCCGGACGAACCAGAACGCGCTCCCGAACGCCGTGGAGGCATCGGAAGCCAGGCACACCTCCGTCGCGACCGCGACGATTTCGCCAATCGCCCGAGCCGTTTCGACAGCGACCGTCCGAGCTTTGGCGATCGCCCGAAGCGCTTTGAAGGCGAGCGTAATTTTGGCGAACGCCGCGAATTTGACAAGAGCCGTGCTAACCAGGAAAACTTCGTGCCTGCAGTCGGTGATGCCGATGCTGCCCCGCAGGTCGCCGTCGGTGGTATCAAGGAAGTCGAAGAACTTTTGAACAAGAACCCGCTCCAGGTCCACCGAGTGCTCTTCATGCACAAGTCCGGCAACCCGAAGCTCTATGAACTCCAGAAGCTCGCCAAGCGCGCCCACGTGCACGTGCAGCAGGTCGATTCCAAGATTCTCGACAGCTACGCCCGCCCGAACCACGGCGTCGTCGCTCTCATGAACGAGAAGGAACTCCTGAACTGGATGGACGTCCGCGAAGAATTCTTCAAAGCCCGTGACACGGGCGAAAAGAAGCTCATCGCCGTTGCCACAAACATCGAAGACCCGCGTAACCTCGGTGCTTGCATCCGTAGCTCGCTCGCCTTGGGCGTCGATATTTTGCTCCTCCCCGCAAAGGGCATGTGCGGCATTACCCCGAGCGTCGCCCGCACTTCCGCAGGCGCACTTGAAAAGCTCCGCATCTGCCGTCCGGACAACCTTGAAGGCGCCATCGGCGAACTCAAGATGGCCGGCTACCAGATTCTCGGGCTCGATGCCGACACAGAAACAAACCTCGCCGGTTTCGACTTTGCAGACCACGTGGTGCTCGCCGTCGGTGGCGAAGACGTAGGCCTCCCCCCATTCATCAAGAAGCAATGCGACGCCGTACTCCGCATCCCGATGAAGCCCGAAGCTCATTCGTACAACGCATCTGTAGCCCTTTCGCTCGGCCTTTACGAATACGCTCGCTTGCGCATCAAAGCATAA